From the Quercus lobata isolate SW786 chromosome 6, ValleyOak3.0 Primary Assembly, whole genome shotgun sequence genome, one window contains:
- the LOC115994756 gene encoding BTB/POZ domain-containing protein At3g50780, with protein sequence MAEIRLTRVEQGHTKIRNVPIAVTPEGFWCCPSPVVFQKTLKTQNPLNKPKPSSPPPPPPKTTVHKKQTPVTERKPTLTPSRSGIISDDQRNFITDTPGLSAPVAAERAPRPKIENLPRKVAIEFGEPGTSDMRVLLLGKQGFCVKLSVHKNVLVENSRYFADKLSEQQSSLSSLEIDDCEDVEIYVETVGLMYCKEMKQRLIKQSVSRVLRILKVAELLGFNSCMQSCLEYLEAVPWVGEEEEEKVVSSVLRLQNEGLGVTPVLKRVSSDISKSPKDTLPQIIDLVLKSNEERGRREMKSVVLKLLRENNSLPSYAGSADICNETLYNSCKSCLDSLLSLFRLAAEPGFGDKSMNSRDPVVKQIALESDNLSWLVEILVDRQAADEFALVWAGQQELATLHSKLPIVSRYHVSCITARLFVGIGRGELLPSKDTRQLLLQTWLEPLINDYSWLQHGCRSFDRKVVEEGIGRTILTLPLEEQQSILLSWLGSFLKAGDNCPNLQRAFEVWWRRTFIRPYSETQGNLFQSDSSMTPHS encoded by the exons ATGGCTGAAATTAGACTTACAAGGGTAGAACAAGGCCACACCAAGATTAGAAATGTTCCAATTGCAGTGACCCCTGAAGGTTTTTGGTGTTGTCCTTCTCCTGTTGTGTTTCAAAAGAccctcaaaactcaaaaccctcTGAATAAACCAAAACCTtcctcaccaccaccaccaccacccaagACCACTGTCCATAAGAAACAGACCCCAGTGACTGAAAGAAAGCCAACACTCACCCCATCAAGATCAGGAATTATTTCTGATGATCAGCGAAATTTTATCACTGATACACCTGGACTCAGTGCACCTGTGGCTGCTGAGAGAGCACCAAgacccaaaattgaaaatttgccAAGGAAGGTGGCAATTGAGTTTGGTGAGCCTGGAACCAGTGATATGAGGGTGCTTTTACTTGGAAAGCAGGGATTTTGTGTGAAGTTGAGTGTTCACAAGAATGTTCTAGTTGAGAATAGCCGTTATTTCGCTGATAAGCTTTCTGAACAACAGTCTAGTCTGTCCTCTCTGGAAATTGATGATTGTGAGGATGTTGAGATATATGTTGAAACTGTGGGACTAATGTATTGCAAAGAAATGAAGCAAAGGCTGATCAAGCAAAGTGTTTCGCGTGTACTTCGCATTCTTAAG GTTGCGGAACTACTTGGCTTCAACTCTTGTATGCAGTCATGTTTAGAATACTTGGAAGCAGTCCCTTGGGTTggtgaagaagaggaagaaaaggtGGTGTCGTCAGTCCTAAGACTCCAGAATGAGGGTCTTGGTGTCACCCCAGTATTGAAACGAGTCTCTTCTGACATCTCCAAATCCCCTAAAGACACACTTCCGCAAATAATTGACCTTGTTCTTAAAAGCAACGAAGAGCGAGGTCGACGGGAAATGAAATCTGTAGTGCTGAAGCTCCTTAGGGAGAACAATAGTCTCCCAAGCTATGCTGGGTCAGCTGATATCTGCAATGAAACACTTTACAACTCATGTAAAAGCTGCTTGGATTCACTTTTATCTTTGTTTAGGCTAGCCGCCGAACCAGGGTTTGGTGATAAATCTATGAATAGCAGAGACCCTGTGGTGAAACAAATAGCTCTAGAGTCTGATAACCTCTCATGGCTGGTTGAGATTTTAGTTGACAGGCAAGCAGCAGATGAGTTTGCACTAGTGTGGGCTGGCCAGCAAGAGTTAGCTACACTACATTCCAAGCTGCCAATAGTCTCTCGTTATCATGTTAGCTGCATCACGGCAAGGCTATTTGTTGGCATTGGAAGAGGCGAGCTCCTGCCGTCAAAGGACACCCGCCAACTGCTATTACAAACTTGGTTAGAGCCATTGATTAATGATTACAGCTGGTTACAACATGGGTGCAGGTCATTTGATAGAAAGGTTGTGGAGGAAGGAATTGGTAGGACAATCCTCACCCTGCCTCTAGAGGAGCAGCAGAGTATTTTACTTTCCTGGTTGGGCAGTTTTTTGAAGGCTGGTGATAACTGCCCAAATCTTCAGAGAGCCTTTGAGGTCTGGTGGAGGAGGACATTCATTAGGCCTTATTCCGAAACTCAAGGTAATCTTTTCCAGTCAGATAGCTCAATGACACCACATTCATAG